The genomic segment CACGGTGGTGACTGTGCTATCGTCGAAGAGCCGCCAGCCTGAGAGGAGACAAGGGTTAAGCAAGCAGAGGGGCCacggctgcaggagctggggcggggggcagcAAGGCTGGCAGGTCCTCACCCACGTCACTGCGCTGGCTGTTCTTGTCATTGGGCAGGCGGGCGTACGCCGTGTAGTGCCCCCCAATCATGCCTCCGTAGTGGTTGATCACAGCGTACAGGTCGTACacgggcagctgctgctcacccTTCCGCCCGATGCAGAACTTGCTCAGATCCAGGCTCCTGAGGAGTGACATGGGGACAGTCAGTTGGCATTAGGCAGAGAGAGGCCAGACtgcagggcagcacaggcaCTTTGTTCCCCAGGCTCTCACCGGACAGGGAAGTCCACCATGTCGTTGATCTTGTCCCTCCAAATAAAGCTGCGGAAGGAGAAGCGCTTGAGCTGGATGATGAGGACGTTGGGCAGCCGCCAAAGCATCAGCTGCTTGGAGGCCTCACGGTGCTGCTTGCACTTGGGGCAGTACCTGGGGACAGAGTGTGCTCGTTACCGGCGTAGGGACAGCCTCAGGTCTCGCAGCCCAGTCCCAAGGTGTGCCCCAAcacgtggggctggcagaggggaTGCAGGAGGTTCTGGCATTGCTCCCTGCTGGCTTAGggcctccctccccagcacacaggcaAGGCCAGCCCAAAACTCCtggctgcagaagaaacagcatGCAGgcccaggcagctcctgggaaactcccactgctgcctgtgcccaCGGGCTGGAACCCACCCTGCCGCCTTCCTCACCACGCTTCCTCCGGGGCCAGGACTTCGGGCTTGGTGAACAGGTTGAGGCACTGCTCCAGGGTGAAGTGACCAGCTCGGGCTGCTTCGCTGGCTGAGCCTGGGTCCTCCACACACTCCAGCTCCTTGGACTCCACCAACACAAACTCCTTGAGGCGCTCGTTGTTCTTCCACACCAGGGCGAGGGAGCAGTCGTCTGTCAGCTCCAGGGGGGTGTCACCTGTGAAGGGGCACACACCTCACACGTCTGCCCCGCCAGGCTGGGGCTAGGAGCAGTCTTGCCCACCTCGGCTTGATTTGGTGATCCCACAGTGCTGCCAGGAAGGGACAAGTGCCCATGGCCAGATTAATcaccccagggcagcaggggtCAAGGCTGGCACAGCCCTTCTCAGCAGCACTTACAGAACCAGCACTGGATGCCGGCATCCCATTCAGACAAGAGGTGACCCAGAGATCACAGACGTGATGTGGGAGGTTGGAGGGAATTGGTTCGTTTgctgaggagaggaggaatGTCACGCCTGAGGAGAGCttccaggcagcagctctgtgcagcagaGCCCTGTCCTACTCTGTGCCAGATGCAGCTACCACTGTCCAGACTGGGGCCACCATCATATCTGGGTTCACCTCGTGCCAGGCAACCTCTGGCACCCTGGCCTGGCAGATCCactactctgccagaggccaCCAGGGATGAAGGTGGCACCTTCCAGGGCTCTGGGCTCACCTTTATCTTCCAGCTTGTGCTCTCGGTTGGCAGCATCAATCTTGTTGATGTAGAACTGCGTTGCGCGAGCACTCAGCGAGTCTGGAGTGTGCTGGTACCCAGGGATGGCAGCTGTGGACATGCAGGGACAGATCTGTGGTGGCACTGCCTGTCTGCCCTGCGTAGGGGCCAAGAATTTGCAGTGCCCCCACCCCCACCTCACATGCTACGGCCTTGCAGGGACACAACCACGTGCCCCATGTCCTTGACTATTTTTAGCAGGCGCCTGCCCCTGGCAAGCTGCACTCCTCTGCCTGCCTTGCCCCTTCGCTGCACATTGCTGCCATCCTGAGACGAGTGTCTGGAAACGTGACAGCCAGGCAGCCGAGCGCAAGAAGCTGCTCCCGTGCAGCTGAGTCAGAGCGAGGGAAATGCTGCACTCACAGCCCCGAGGGGCTCAGCCCACGCCAGGCTCTGCCCACCCATGGGATTTGGAGGCTTCTGCCAGCCCCTGCCTTCCCAGCCTCTCCCACAACACCACAACACTCCAACCTCTTTCCTAGTCAGGTCTGTGCTCTGCCCCACGggccctgccagggcagggcagagcgtGGGCAGGCAGGCATTTCAGGTGGGGCAGCGTTGCCGAAACACAGCTCCCATGGCCTCTTGTGCATCCACAAGGGTCTTTGCTCCCAAGGAGAGAACAGATGCTGTGGTGGGAGGTGACCCCAAGGAGAGAGAACTGCCTattttgtcttggagctgcctGGGCTCCTGGCACCGACATGGtcagccctgcagcacctctTACCTTCTGGCTTGAGGGCTCTCTCATAGGACGGCTCCTTCTCACAACAGCTGTCGCCCTGCGACTCCATGTGCTCAGAGAAGCCTGAATCCAAGCTCAGTAGGGAACTCCTGGCTGTCAGGACCTTGCTCCGGACAGTACTGGCATCCCCCAGCTCGGGGTGCAGCTCAGGCACAGCTGGCGAGAGTGGGGGTTCCTGCAGGAGGCTGGAagccttgtccccatcccccagCTCGGGGACAGAGGtggctgctgcacagctgctcTTGGCCAGGGGCTCCAGCTTGTCCgggagcagaggctgcagcccctgctccggCGACATCCGGCCCAGCTGGAACGGAGGCTGGAACACGCTGACCGAGTACCTGGGCAAGAAGGTGGCAGTCAGAGTTGGAGAGGCAGAAGGCTGAGCTCAGCTCTGGGGCAGATGCACCCTCCTTCCCTGGACCCTCACCTTGCATAGCCCTCCAGCAGCTGGGCCAGGCGGGCGTAGGTGAGGCGGGACTCCGGCACACTGATGAGGAAGGGGAAACCGATGTTCTCTGGGCGGCACAAAGCCTTGTGGTCTGGCCAGTGTGTTTTCTGACATGCCCTGTAACACATACAGCCCCTGCTGAACCCAGCATCCACCACTGCCCCGGACAGGAGTATGGCAGGGTCAGAGGGGTGCATTGGGGACAAGGGGACCACCGCGAGCTGGACTGACTCCCTGTCAAGGGCCAGGCCCATCCCATCTCTTGCCAGTGGGCTGAGCTCCCCCATCCAGCCCATCAAGGCAGGAGACCCTCCCTCCCTTGCCAGGCACCAAGCCAACTCACACGTTGCAGTAACCGACTCGATAGCACCTCGTGCAGCGCCTGAGCTTCTCGTCCTCTGGCAGCTGCTTCTTCTGGCAGGCCGCACACTTGGCGACAGGGCCGCTGGGCACCTGTGGACGCTGCAGAAGAAAGGACCCATCAGGCAGGGAAGGGCACCCGGGTGGGACAAGGCAGCCTCGGTGGGCACTCGTGCTGGCTGCAGCTCGTCATCCGTATGTGCAGCTCTCCCCATCCTGCTCAGttccacttgcaggctcagccccccCGCATACTTCCCAGCAGTCCCAGTATTGCCTCTTACCTGCTGAACCTGCAGCTCCACCACCCGCTCCTTggccagctctggggacagcacctcaaagcagagcagcaggtctgtgggGGAAACCGTGTCCAGCGAGTTGGACGGCAGGAACATGCGGTGGAAGCGGTTCTTGATCACctgccaggaaagcagcagagtgGGGCTGTGTGAGGGCTGCCTCACGCTTCCTCTCCTGAGAGCACCCCAGATCTCAGCCCAGCAGAGagctgtgggaacagcaggaccACAGAGATGCTGGGCTGAGCTCACCACCCTACCAGGGGAGGATGGACATCCCTTGCCCTGCTGGGGTGGCCTAGGCACTCTGAGCAGGGatctgcccagcagcagcctgtaCAGGACGCAGCCACCCATGGACAAAATCCAACCCACGGACAGGTTGGACATGGGCAAGTGATGGTCAGTGGCCACATTCCCTGTATAGCTGTGGGAACTGGGGCAGCCAGAACAGCAGCCCACGGCTTGCTCCCCAGCTTAAGCGTTCTCACCTCTGCCAGACGCAGGTTCTCCGGTTTCACACGCATGCTGTGGGCCACCGAGTCGAGTACCTCCATGGCACTGGAGTTCTCCTTGCTGATACTCACGAGGAACTGCCACCAAGAAAGTGCCACATCAGTCACAGCACACCAAGGCATGCGGGCCCGTACTTAACACAAGGCTCAGGCTGTTGGCACATGACCAGCTGCCTGAGGAGCTCCTCCAGGAGTCCTCTCAGGATATCTTCCCAGAGTAGAAGGTGTCCTTTACCTTGATGGGTTTCTTGTGCGGCTCCTTCGCAAAGTAATAGACAGTCAGCACCTTCTGCTTCTGCGGGAGGGGCACAGGAAGGTACAGGAATGGGTCGAAGGTGATGGACACCTGCAGATGGGAGAGCACACTCAGCTGTAGGAAGTGCTTGTGGCTGAGATCATcagggcagcagccccagcagaccCAAGTGACCAGTGCTTTGTGAGGGTCAGGAGCCTGCTGTGGCATAgccaggacagggacagagCCTTCAGGGCTGCGCTACCTTGGAACACACTGGGCACACCAGCTTGGATTTGTACTGGCCCTGGAAGAGGTCCACAATGAAAGAGTCGTTCCTCATCTTGTGTCGCTGCCAGGCCTCCTCAGCTACCACCTGCAGTGAAAAAGGGCTCAGTGTGACACtgagccagggccagggctgctctccCAGCGGCTTCAGGGAAGGACATCCTCACCTCGTCAGGCCTCCCATCTGAATCAACAGTCTCTGTGTAGGGCTTGTTCTGGATACGGTTGAGGTCCTCATGCAGCCCATCGAGCAGGAAGGCCATGAACTCCTGAGCATCATGCTGGGCATAGCCAGTGAACTGGCTGGCCTTGCTGGCCACGATTGCCTTGCAGGGGAAGCAGAGTAGTCAGGGCTGGCCAGCAGCCCCCTGGCAGCACCACCAGACCCACACACAAAGCCTGGCTGCACCCACCCAGCTCTGAGAGGCACTGGCAGGGCAGGTGGGTGCCCACAGAGAGGTGCTGGGGACCCACAGCAGCTCCCGTGCAGTGCTGGTGGCCCTACCTTCAGTTTagagggctggaaggcatgGTGCGTGCCTTTCCATAGCGCCCGTAGCAGCATGGCAAAGCCAATGGCCAGGCGTCCTCCCGTCCCCAGTGGGTTGTTGTAGTTGATTTCCGACTCAAAGGACCGATCTGTAAGAGACATGGGAGAGCGAAGGTGGCCGCTGGCTGCATCATCCCAGCAGcagggctctgccgggctcccGGCCGCGGGCTCACCATGGAAGTAGTCCCGCAGCTCCCGGGTGTTGGAGAGGGACTGAATGACGCTGTTCATGAAGCAGGTGTTGCCCAAGTTCACCAGCCCCGTGAAACCGGGCAGGCACACCTTCTTCTTCTCGtcctcatcatcatcatcctccACGCTCTCGGTGCTCACTGGGCTGTGTGTCATCGGTGGCACCATGCACGTCGGTTTGGGCTGCCAAAACAGAGGTGGGTGTGAAGGTGCTATGCCTGGGGGTGCGGGGTGCTCTCTGGAAACACCAGGCACCCCTCAGATGTGGCTGGGCTGGAGCCACCACACCATCTCCCACCAAGACTGGGATAGAAAGGCCAACCACTTTCCCCAGTCCTGACAGCTATGCCTGAGAAGCACCACCTCCTCCTCCGGGTACAGTTTGCCAGTCCCCAAAGCCAACACCGAGTAAGCGGGGTCCCATGAGAGGAACAAATAGgtccccttttccccccacccaagTTACACCTGGTATAGCCCCACTCACTGAGGGAATGTGCGGCTCATGCTTCACTGCCACATGCTCTGGGGCTGTCCGGGCTGCCACACCATCCAGACCCCCATCTTCCATGCGTGGCTTCTCTTTGTCGCTGGCTCGGGCCTCCTCCTTGCTGGACAGGGGGTGCTGGTTACTGCCCGGGGCGTTCTTGTCCAGAGGGGTAGGGCCTGTAGGCATGGCAACCTTTGCACCACCCACTGCACCTTAAAAAGGGGGAAGGGTGGGCCTGTGGTTAGCAGCACCACGCGCTGCCCAAGGCGGGGCTGAGCCGCTTGCTCGGTCCATGCTCACACACAGGCTATCTCCTACCCCTCTTCCCGGTGAGCAAGGGGAACAGCGGtgcccctcccctggcactTGGCTCATCCTGCCCCACgcccccctgcctgcaccagctcagcctctctccttccccacaACCCCACACCGGAGGATCTGGCACCATCTGGCCACTGCCAGTGGTGAGGAGGGCCCGTGCCCCTCCCGGGGTgtggcaggcaggcaggacaaGAAGGCAGGGTGCAGACCTCGTGTGGCCGGGGCCTCCAGCCCCCCCCAGCGCTGGCTGTGGCGTTTCTTCAGGCAGACATCAATGCGAGACACCGTGAAGTTGTACGTGCACTGATCCGGCTCAATGAGGTTCCTGAAAAACAACGCAGCAAGTCAGCAGTGCCCCAGACCCCCCCCAGCAGACGTGCTGAAGCCTCTGCAAGGAAGGGCTGTGGCCTCTAGGCAGCAAGGACCCATCTGGCACTGATCCTGACATTTTCCTGGCAAAGTAGGGTGGAAACCCTCGAGCCTGGCCACACTGCGCAGAGGGGCCCTTTCCTGGCAGATTGGTTCTGCTCGGCTCCACATGCCCATCCTACTGGACATCTCACCCAAAGTCACACAGGCTGGTCTGGCTCTGTCCCCAGAAGCTCTAGAACAGGCTGGGCGGGAACTGTGGGCAAGGAGGCACTTGGATGCACTGGGATTTCCTCCCCTGCAAGCCACCACACAGTGCCAAGGCAGCCCAGGCTTGGGGCACGACTGCAGCACGGTATAAGGGGGGCCTTCATGCAGGAATGAGCATTCCCTGCATGGATCCGCCAGCCAGGActggctcctgctccagctctgcactCTCAGCTCCCTCACCCCGATGTGGGCCACAAGGACAGGAGCCTCACCTGAGCTTCACCTGCCACCGGAACACTGTGTGGGGCCCACAGCCAGGATGGAGGCGAAGGAAGTTTGCGTCACTGCAAAGAAATTGGGAGCGAGTGAGAAAAAGTGAACAAACAAGTAACCCGGCCACAgccaggagctctgcagcagcctggcacTGTCCTGAGGCATGCCTGTACCTTGTCTGGAACACCAGCGTGAAGTCTTGCTCCCGGAACAACACCTTGGATGTCTCCTTGTGGATCTCCTTCACGTACACGTGCACTACCACCAGGTCATTGCCCTTCTCGTATGAGTCATTCTTGACAAAGGTCAGGCTCACAAAAGGCTCTGGCTCTGAGTGAGGAACGCCGTGGAGAGATACATTACCTCAGGCTGACCCAGGAAGGGTCCTGAGCAGATGGACCTTCCTGACCAGGCCAACCCCTGGGGCTCCTGTCACTCACCATTAGCCGCTGCTTCCAGAGCCACGTCATCCTTGGACCAGTCCCTCTTCTCACTATCTCTGCCCAGGGGAGGGGGGGCCGCTGGGACGCTCTTAGAGCTCTCTCCCAGGACAGGTGCACAGTCCCGGCCCCGCAAGGCCTCAgcggggctgcctggctgcaggacccTCTTCTCAACACAGGTGGCAACACAGTGGGGGAACACCTCGGTGGTAGCCGCGAGAGGTGGCATCTCCACGGGAACAGCTTCCTTGGCCAAAGCCACAGCCTTTCAAGACAGAGGGACACGGTGAAAAACAGACACCATCACCCTCAAGCTGCCCCGATGCACCCATTGTGAATCCTGCACCATGCCGCCCATGTCCCCCACATACTCCATGCTCAGCTTGGCCCTGTTAGCATCACAGTCCAGCAACTGcagggtccccatgtcccccaccaCAGCCAGGC from the Caloenas nicobarica isolate bCalNic1 chromosome 11, bCalNic1.hap1, whole genome shotgun sequence genome contains:
- the USP19 gene encoding ubiquitin carboxyl-terminal hydrolase 19 isoform X3, yielding MSSSTNAPGQRRVSRGLDDAANKKKQKDRANQESKEVSRPELEQAETTQEKDSEEELLLDWKQNADEIIVKLNLGSGALKVEDVNASFTDTDCVVKLPDGRQWSCQFYEEIEGSCSKIQCKKGNFLHLVLQKKIPLHTWSSLLKRRKDGSKELAKGATCWENGKEKAASSELAPEEPRAEGAELPRSRRESSNPKRAPGRSEALGGKSPASPGTQSGPSAKRAVYLKVAPTEEEPNARVTGSVEPSKGHSGRAGSRRNGRASQVDAPTALTDVAPPLEKAVALAKEAVPVEMPPLAATTEVFPHCVATCVEKRVLQPGSPAEALRGRDCAPVLGESSKSVPAAPPPLGRDSEKRDWSKDDVALEAAANEPEPFVSLTFVKNDSYEKGNDLVVVHVYVKEIHKETSKVLFREQDFTLVFQTSDANFLRLHPGCGPHTVFRWQVKLRNLIEPDQCTYNFTVSRIDVCLKKRHSQRWGGLEAPATRGPTPLDKNAPGSNQHPLSSKEEARASDKEKPRMEDGGLDGVAARTAPEHVAVKHEPHIPSPKPTCMVPPMTHSPVSTESVEDDDDEDEKKKVCLPGFTGLVNLGNTCFMNSVIQSLSNTRELRDYFHDRSFESEINYNNPLGTGGRLAIGFAMLLRALWKGTHHAFQPSKLKAIVASKASQFTGYAQHDAQEFMAFLLDGLHEDLNRIQNKPYTETVDSDGRPDEVVAEEAWQRHKMRNDSFIVDLFQGQYKSKLVCPVCSKVSITFDPFLYLPVPLPQKQKVLTVYYFAKEPHKKPIKFLVSISKENSSAMEVLDSVAHSMRVKPENLRLAEVIKNRFHRMFLPSNSLDTVSPTDLLLCFEVLSPELAKERVVELQVQQRPQVPSGPVAKCAACQKKQLPEDEKLRRCTRCYRVGYCNVACQKTHWPDHKALCRPENIGFPFLISVPESRLTYARLAQLLEGYARYSVSVFQPPFQLGRMSPEQGLQPLLPDKLEPLAKSSCAAATSVPELGDGDKASSLLQEPPLSPAVPELHPELGDASTVRSKVLTARSSLLSLDSGFSEHMESQGDSCCEKEPSYERALKPEAAIPGYQHTPDSLSARATQFYINKIDAANREHKLEDKGDTPLELTDDCSLALVWKNNERLKEFVLVESKELECVEDPGSASEAARAGHFTLEQCLNLFTKPEVLAPEEAWYCPKCKQHREASKQLMLWRLPNVLIIQLKRFSFRSFIWRDKINDMVDFPVRSLDLSKFCIGRKGEQQLPVYDLYAVINHYGGMIGGHYTAYARLPNDKNSQRSDVGWRLFDDSTVTTVDESQVVTRYAYVLFYRRRNSPVERPLPGHPPDHRAEHTPSAEAAASQASLIWQELEAEEQELELEAPQRPARNSWRPRGQKRNPDTSQHPDEGCIRYFVLATTAAIVALFLNVFYPLIYQTRWR
- the USP19 gene encoding ubiquitin carboxyl-terminal hydrolase 19 isoform X6, producing MSSSTNAPGQRRVSRGLDDAANKKKQKDRANQESKEVSRPELEQAETTQEKDSEEELLLDWKQNADEIIVKLNLGSGALKVEDVNASFTDTDCVVKLPDGRQWSCQFYEEIEGSCSKIQCKKGNFLHLVLQKKIPLHTWSSLLKRRKDGSKELAKGATCWENGKEKAASSELAPEEPRAEGAELPRSRRESSNPKRAPGRSEALGGKSPASPGTQSGPSAKRAVYLKVAPTEEEPNARVTGSVEPSKGHSGRAGSRRNGRASQVDAPTALTDVAPPLEKAVALAKEAVPVEMPPLAATTEVFPHCVATCVEKRVLQPGSPAEALRGRDCAPVLGESSKSVPAAPPPLGRDSEKRDWSKDDVALEAAANEPEPFVSLTFVKNDSYEKGNDLVVVHVYVKEIHKETSKVLFREQDFTLVFQTSDANFLRLHPGCGPHTVFRWQVKLRNLIEPDQCTYNFTVSRIDVCLKKRHSQRWGGLEAPATRVGGAKVAMPTGPTPLDKNAPGSNQHPLSSKEEARASDKEKPRMEDGGLDGVAARTAPEHVAVKHEPHIPSPKPTCMVPPMTHSPVSTESVEDDDDEDEKKKVCLPGFTGLVNLGNTCFMNSVIQSLSNTRELRDYFHDRSFESEINYNNPLGTGGRLAIGFAMLLRALWKGTHHAFQPSKLKAIVASKASQFTGYAQHDAQEFMAFLLDGLHEDLNRIQNKPYTETVDSDGRPDEVVAEEAWQRHKMRNDSFIVDLFQGQYKSKLVCPVCSKVSITFDPFLYLPVPLPQKQKVLTVYYFAKEPHKKPIKFLVSISKENSSAMEVLDSVAHSMRVKPENLRLAEVIKNRFHRMFLPSNSLDTVSPTDLLLCFEVLSPELAKERVVELQVQQRPQVPSGPVAKCAACQKKQLPEDEKLRRCTRCYRVGYCNVACQKTHWPDHKALCRPENIGFPFLISVPESRLTYARLAQLLEGYARYSVSVFQPPFQLGRMSPEQGLQPLLPDKLEPLAKSSCAAATSVPELGDGDKASSLLQEPPLSPAVPELHPELGDASTVRSKVLTARSSLLSLDSGFSEHMESQGDSCCEKEPSYERALKPEAAIPGYQHTPDSLSARATQFYINKIDAANREHKLEDKGDTPLELTDDCSLALVWKNNERLKEFVLVESKELECVEDPGSASEAARAGHFTLEQCLNLFTKPEVLAPEEAWYCPKCKQHREASKQLMLWRLPNVLIIQLKRFSFRSFIWRDKINDMVDFPVRSLDLSKFCIGRKGEQQLPVYDLYAVINHYGGMIGGHYTAYARLPNDKNSQRSDVGWRLFDDSTVTTVDESQVVTRYAYVLFYRRRNSPVERPLPGHPPDHRAEHTPSAEAAASQGLPPVPFGSSLAPEGAPALAAEGLPERFTSPAERPAPSYSSMEEVD
- the USP19 gene encoding ubiquitin carboxyl-terminal hydrolase 19 isoform X4 produces the protein MSSSTNAPGQRRVSRGLDDAANKKKQKDRANQESKEELLLDWKQNADEIIVKLNLGSGALKVEDVNASFTDTDCVVKLPDGRQWSCQFYEEIEGSCSKIQCKKGNFLHLVLQKKIPLHTWSSLLKRRKDGSKELAKGATCWENGKEKAASSELAPEEPRAEGAELPRSRRESSNPKRAPGRSEALGGKSPASPGTQSGPSAKRAVYLKVAPTEEEPNARVTGSVEPSKGHSGRAGSRRNGRASQVDAPTALTDVAPPLEKAVALAKEAVPVEMPPLAATTEVFPHCVATCVEKRVLQPGSPAEALRGRDCAPVLGESSKSVPAAPPPLGRDSEKRDWSKDDVALEAAANEPEPFVSLTFVKNDSYEKGNDLVVVHVYVKEIHKETSKVLFREQDFTLVFQTSDANFLRLHPGCGPHTVFRWQVKLRNLIEPDQCTYNFTVSRIDVCLKKRHSQRWGGLEAPATRGAVGGAKVAMPTGPTPLDKNAPGSNQHPLSSKEEARASDKEKPRMEDGGLDGVAARTAPEHVAVKHEPHIPSPKPTCMVPPMTHSPVSTESVEDDDDEDEKKKVCLPGFTGLVNLGNTCFMNSVIQSLSNTRELRDYFHDRSFESEINYNNPLGTGGRLAIGFAMLLRALWKGTHHAFQPSKLKAIVASKASQFTGYAQHDAQEFMAFLLDGLHEDLNRIQNKPYTETVDSDGRPDEVVAEEAWQRHKMRNDSFIVDLFQGQYKSKLVCPVCSKVSITFDPFLYLPVPLPQKQKVLTVYYFAKEPHKKPIKFLVSISKENSSAMEVLDSVAHSMRVKPENLRLAEVIKNRFHRMFLPSNSLDTVSPTDLLLCFEVLSPELAKERVVELQVQQRPQVPSGPVAKCAACQKKQLPEDEKLRRCTRCYRVGYCNVACQKTHWPDHKALCRPENIGFPFLISVPESRLTYARLAQLLEGYARYSVSVFQPPFQLGRMSPEQGLQPLLPDKLEPLAKSSCAAATSVPELGDGDKASSLLQEPPLSPAVPELHPELGDASTVRSKVLTARSSLLSLDSGFSEHMESQGDSCCEKEPSYERALKPEAAIPGYQHTPDSLSARATQFYINKIDAANREHKLEDKGDTPLELTDDCSLALVWKNNERLKEFVLVESKELECVEDPGSASEAARAGHFTLEQCLNLFTKPEVLAPEEAWYCPKCKQHREASKQLMLWRLPNVLIIQLKRFSFRSFIWRDKINDMVDFPVRSLDLSKFCIGRKGEQQLPVYDLYAVINHYGGMIGGHYTAYARLPNDKNSQRSDVGWRLFDDSTVTTVDESQVVTRYAYVLFYRRRNSPVERPLPGHPPDHRAEHTPSAEAAASQASLIWQELEAEEQELELEAPQRPARNSWRPRGQKRNPDTSQHPDEGCIRYFVLATTAAIVALFLNVFYPLIYQTRWR
- the USP19 gene encoding ubiquitin carboxyl-terminal hydrolase 19 isoform X1: MSSSTNAPGQRRVSRGLDDAANKKKQKDRANQESKEVSRPELEQAETTQEKDSEEELLLDWKQNADEIIVKLNLGSGALKVEDVNASFTDTDCVVKLPDGRQWSCQFYEEIEGSCSKIQCKKGNFLHLVLQKKIPLHTWSSLLKRRKDGSKELAKGATCWENGKEKAASSELAPEEPRAEGAELPRSRRESSNPKRAPGRSEALGGKSPASPGTQSGPSAKRAVYLKVAPTEEEPNARVTGSVEPSKGHSGRAGSRRNGRASQVDAPTALTDVAPPLEKAVALAKEAVPVEMPPLAATTEVFPHCVATCVEKRVLQPGSPAEALRGRDCAPVLGESSKSVPAAPPPLGRDSEKRDWSKDDVALEAAANEPEPFVSLTFVKNDSYEKGNDLVVVHVYVKEIHKETSKVLFREQDFTLVFQTSDANFLRLHPGCGPHTVFRWQVKLRNLIEPDQCTYNFTVSRIDVCLKKRHSQRWGGLEAPATRGAVGGAKVAMPTGPTPLDKNAPGSNQHPLSSKEEARASDKEKPRMEDGGLDGVAARTAPEHVAVKHEPHIPSPKPTCMVPPMTHSPVSTESVEDDDDEDEKKKVCLPGFTGLVNLGNTCFMNSVIQSLSNTRELRDYFHDRSFESEINYNNPLGTGGRLAIGFAMLLRALWKGTHHAFQPSKLKAIVASKASQFTGYAQHDAQEFMAFLLDGLHEDLNRIQNKPYTETVDSDGRPDEVVAEEAWQRHKMRNDSFIVDLFQGQYKSKLVCPVCSKVSITFDPFLYLPVPLPQKQKVLTVYYFAKEPHKKPIKFLVSISKENSSAMEVLDSVAHSMRVKPENLRLAEVIKNRFHRMFLPSNSLDTVSPTDLLLCFEVLSPELAKERVVELQVQQRPQVPSGPVAKCAACQKKQLPEDEKLRRCTRCYRVGYCNVACQKTHWPDHKALCRPENIGFPFLISVPESRLTYARLAQLLEGYARYSVSVFQPPFQLGRMSPEQGLQPLLPDKLEPLAKSSCAAATSVPELGDGDKASSLLQEPPLSPAVPELHPELGDASTVRSKVLTARSSLLSLDSGFSEHMESQGDSCCEKEPSYERALKPEAAIPGYQHTPDSLSARATQFYINKIDAANREHKLEDKGDTPLELTDDCSLALVWKNNERLKEFVLVESKELECVEDPGSASEAARAGHFTLEQCLNLFTKPEVLAPEEAWYCPKCKQHREASKQLMLWRLPNVLIIQLKRFSFRSFIWRDKINDMVDFPVRSLDLSKFCIGRKGEQQLPVYDLYAVINHYGGMIGGHYTAYARLPNDKNSQRSDVGWRLFDDSTVTTVDESQVVTRYAYVLFYRRRNSPVERPLPGHPPDHRAEHTPSAEAAASQASLIWQELEAEEQELELEAPQRPARNSWRPRGQKRNPDTSQHPDEGCIRYFVLATTAAIVALFLNVFYPLIYQTRWR
- the USP19 gene encoding ubiquitin carboxyl-terminal hydrolase 19 isoform X5, whose product is MSSSTNAPGQRRVSRGLDDAANKKKQKDRANQESKEVSRPELEQAETTQEKDSEEELLLDWKQNADEIIVKLNLGSGALKVEDVNASFTDTDCVVKLPDGRQWSCQFYEEIEGSCSKIQCKKGNFLHLVLQKKIPLHTWSSLLKRRKDGSKELAKGATCWENGKEKAASSELAPEEPRAEGAELPRSRRESSNPKRAPGRSEALGGKSPASPGTQSGPSAKRAVYLKVAPTEEEPNARVTGSVEPSKGHSGRAGSRRNGRASQVDAPTALTDVAPPLEKAVALAKEAVPVEMPPLAATTEVFPHCVATCVEKRVLQPGSPAEALRGRDCAPVLGESSKSVPAAPPPLGRDSEKRDWSKDDVALEAAANEPEPFVSLTFVKNDSYEKGNDLVVVHVYVKEIHKETSKVLFREQDFTLVFQTSDANFLRLHPGCGPHTVFRWQVKLRNLIEPDQCTYNFTVSRIDVCLKKRHSQRWGGLEAPATRGAVGGAKVAMPTGPTPLDKNAPGSNQHPLSSKEEARASDKEKPRMEDGGLDGVAARTAPEHVAVKHEPHIPSPKPTCMVPPMTHSPVSTESVEDDDDEDEKKKVCLPGFTGLVNLGNTCFMNSVIQSLSNTRELRDYFHDRSFESEINYNNPLGTGGRLAIGFAMLLRALWKGTHHAFQPSKLKAIVASKASQFTGYAQHDAQEFMAFLLDGLHEDLNRIQNKPYTETVDSDGRPDEVVAEEAWQRHKMRNDSFIVDLFQGQYKSKLVCPVCSKVSITFDPFLYLPVPLPQKQKVLTVYYFAKEPHKKPIKFLVSISKENSSAMEVLDSVAHSMRVKPENLRLAEVIKNRFHRMFLPSNSLDTVSPTDLLLCFEVLSPELAKERVVELQVQQRPQVPSGPVAKCAACQKKQLPEDEKLRRCTRCYRVGYCNVACQKTHWPDHKALCRPENIGFPFLISVPESRLTYARLAQLLEGYARYSVSVFQPPFQLGRMSPEQGLQPLLPDKLEPLAKSSCAAATSVPELGDGDKASSLLQEPPLSPAVPELHPELGDASTVRSKVLTARSSLLSLDSGFSEHMESQGDSCCEKEPSYERALKPEAAIPGYQHTPDSLSARATQFYINKIDAANREHKLEDKGDTPLELTDDCSLALVWKNNERLKEFVLVESKELECVEDPGSASEAARAGHFTLEQCLNLFTKPEVLAPEEAWYCPKCKQHREASKQLMLWRLPNVLIIQLKRFSFRSFIWRDKINDMVDFPVRSLDLSKFCIGRKGEQQLPVYDLYAVINHYGGMIGGHYTAYARLPNDKNSQRSDVGWRLFDDSTVTTVDESQVVTRYAYVLFYRRRNSPVERPLPGHPPDHRAEHTPSAEAAASQGLPPVPFGSSLAPEGAPALAAEGLPERFTSPAERPAPSYSSMEEVD